In a genomic window of Vigna angularis cultivar LongXiaoDou No.4 chromosome 6, ASM1680809v1, whole genome shotgun sequence:
- the LOC128197462 gene encoding nuclear transcription factor Y subunit C-3-like produces MDQNQRREAGKRISGAPAQADGGKKQAVGVPVASPYAGGYRYDRQCIYQRQQEQLQQRVKTFWERQMKEIKESSDLKNNLPLSRIKKIMKFDEDVKMVSSEATMLLGKACELFIMELTMRSWAHVEDDKRKIIQKTDVASAISMNDMFDFLVDVVPRDDTVPVMAGQQVLPAPNQNAPYPYMSLPPPPPPPPPYAAPTTAPGNASSSSAANPFYFNFNPTPDEQGPSNSNHH; encoded by the coding sequence ATGGATCAAAACCAGCGACGTGAAGCAGGAAAAAGAATTAGTGGAGCTCCAGCACAAGCAGATGGAGGCAAGAAACAGGCAGTTGGTGTTCCTGTAGCTTCACCCTATGCTGGAGGGTATCGCTATGATCGGCAATGCATATACCAGCGGCAGCAAGAACAGTTGCAGCAACGGGTAAAAACCTTCTGGGAAAGACAGATGAAGGAAATTAAAGAGAGCAGTGATTTGAAGAACAACTTGCCTCTGTCGAGGATTAAGAAGATCATGAAGTTTGATGAAGATGTGAAGATGGTATCAAGTGAGGCTACTATGCTGTTAGGCAAGGCTTGTGAACTGTTCATAATGGAGCTCACAATGAGATCTTGGGCTCACGTGGAGGATGACAAAAGGAAGATAATTCAGAAGACTGATGTTGCATCTGCAATCTCAATGAATGATATGTTTGATTTTCTTGTTGATGTTGTTCCCAGGGATGACACTGTCCCAGTCATGGCGGGACAGCAGGTGCTTCCGGCGCCAAATCAGAATGCTCCTTACCCTTATATGTcacttccaccaccaccaccaccaccaccaccgtATGCTGCTCCGACAACTGCTCCTGGgaatgcttcttcttcatccgcTGCAAATCCATTCTATTTCAACTTCAATCCCACCCCAGATGAACAAGGCCCTTCCAATTCCAATCATCATTGA
- the LOC108341647 gene encoding nuclear transcription factor Y subunit C-3: MDRQQQQQDQLEEKVKSFWAQQLKEIEESTDLRNQHRIPMSRVKKIMKSDADVKLVSAEAPVVFAKACELFIMELTMKAWANAEDNNRSTIKKSDVASAIARTDVFDFLEDIAPIPRVHKNTMMHPLLPGNAPTPTENVPHMPPPQHVASPPPPYVAAEIPHALQIYPLVPSSTVPPNQQNPSPTSDD, from the coding sequence ATGGACCGACAACAGCAACAACAGGATCAGTTGGAGGAAAAAGTGAAGAGCTTTTGGGCACAACAACTGAAGGAAATTGAGGAGAGCACTGATTTAAGGAATCAACACAGGATACCTATGTCGAGGGTTAAGAAGATCATGAAGAGTGATGCAGATGTGAAGTTGGTTTCAGCTGAGGCTCCTGTGGTGTTTGCCAAGGCCTGTGAACTGTTCATAATGGAGCTCACAATGAAAGCTTGGGCTAACGCCGAGGACAACAATAGGAGTACAATCAAGAAGTCTGACGTTGCATCTGCAATTGCCAGGACTGATGTGTTTGATTTTCTTGAGGATATTGCCCCCATTCCTAGGGTTCACAAAAACACAATGATGCATCCATTGCTTCCAGGCAATGCTCCAACACCAACTGAGAATGTTCCTCATATGCCACCTCCTCAACATGTTGCAAGCCCACCACCACCTTATGTTGCTGCTGAAATTCCTCATGCGCTGCAAATCTATCCTCTCGTTCCAAGTTCAACTGTCCCCCCCAATCAGCAAAACCCTTCTCCTACTTCAGatgattaa